One stretch of Arachis hypogaea cultivar Tifrunner chromosome 20, arahy.Tifrunner.gnm2.J5K5, whole genome shotgun sequence DNA includes these proteins:
- the LOC112785367 gene encoding uncharacterized protein — protein MDPSLRGSLQLFQEDSVGTTYSREAESRRDPIPLSSRKGGGHGSCPDSGRRQIPVTCVLHQQGALGAELRYTKLEKLAYALLISSQRLRQYFQGHPIKLRTDQAIRQILQKPNLAGRSSNGLGRSNWEFFRKFEHTWKLHVDRASNQASEGAEIILESSEGVTYEQSIKFEFPVSNNQAEYEALIRGLTLAKEVGTTRFEVNSDSQIITFQVNGTYQVRDPLLQKRKRSQSHKSESARYAVIQGQLYKWGLNQPLLKCLHPDQTDYVLSEVHERCCGYHIGGKTLVRKLVRAGYYWPSMMIGAQKLVRKCKKCQENANFHKAPAEELSSMLASQPFSWWGVDLLGPFPVSPRKLKYLRVAIDYYTKWVEAEPLVSISSVNCRKFLWRQVISRFGIPKTVILDNGTQFANKKF, from the exons ATGGACCCCAGCTTACGAGGAAGCCTTCAACTATTTCAAGAAGATTCTGTCGGAACCACCTATTCTCGGGAAGCCGAAAGTAGGAGAGACCCTATACCTTTATCTAGCCGTAAAGGAGGAGGCCATGGCAGCTGTCCTGATTCGGGAAGAAGACAAATTCCAGTAACCTGTGTACTTCATCAGCAAGGTGCTCTAGGGGCGGAGCTTAGGTACACTAAGTTGGAAAAGCTAGCCTATGCTTTATTAATCTCCTCTCAGAGGTTAAGACAATACTTCCAAGGTCACCCAATCAAGTTGAGAACTGACCAAGCCATCCGCCAGATCCTGCAGAAACCTAACCTAGCGGGCC GATCAAGCAATGGTCTTGGTAGAAGTAACTGGGAATTCTTCCGAAAATTCGAGCATACATGGAAGCTCCATGTAGACAGAGCATCCAACCAGGCGTCCGAGGGAGCcgagatcattttggaaagttcGGAAGGTGTGACCTACGAGCAGTCAATTAAATTCGAGTTTCCGGTCTCCAATAATCAGGCTGAGTACGAGGCCCTGATAAGGGGATTGACCTTAGCTAAAGAGGTTGGAACAACAAGGTTCGAAGTCAACAGCGACTCGCAGATTATAACTTTTCAAGTTAACGGAACTTACCAAGTTAGAGACCCTTTGCTGCAAAA ACGAAAAAGAAGCCAAAGTCATAAGAGCGAATCTGCCAGGTATGCAGTAATACAGGGACAACTGTACAAATGGGGACTCAACCAACCCCTGCTGAAGTGCCTacaccccgaccaaacggactacgttCTAAGCGAAGTCCATGAGAGGTGTTGTGGCTATCACATCGGAGGGAAGACACTAGTAAGAAAGCTCGTGAGAGCCGGGTATTATTGGCCTTCTATGATGATAGGTGCCCAAAAACTCGTGAGAAAATGCAAGAAGTGTCAAGAGAATGCGAACTTTCATAAGGCTCCAGCGGAGGAGCTGAGTTCCATGTTGGCCTCCCAACCCTTTTCCTGGTGGGGAGTTGACCTCTTGGGTCCATTCCCAGTAtccccaaggaaattaaaatatctCAGAGTGGCCATCGATTACTacaccaagtgggtggaagcagaGCCGTTAGTCAGCATATCATCGGTAAATTGTCGGAAGTTCTTGTGGAGGCAGGTGATCTCCAGGTTTGGAATCCCAAAGACCGTGATCTTAGATAATGGGACACAGTTCGCTAACAAAAAGTTTTGA
- the LOC140182923 gene encoding uncharacterized protein has product MGIKQKFFSVEHPQGNSQVEAANKIILNGLKKCLDQRKGSWVDELASVLCSYRATPQSSTRETPFRLTYRVDVVILMEIGEPSPRLLLGGGTEAIEKYLIDKTREMTHLSEASLKQRIALRYNSKVLNRNFEEGDLVFRRNDISRRPQEKVS; this is encoded by the coding sequence ATGGGAATCAAACAAAAGTTTTTCTCAGTGGAACATCCACAGGGCAACAGTCAAGTCGAGGCGGCGAACAAGATCATACTCAATGGGTTGAAAAAGTGCCTGGATCAGAGAAAGGGCTCTTGGGTAGACGAGCTAGCATCAGTCCTATGTTCTTATAGGGCAACGCCGCAATCTTCCACCAGAGAGACACCCTTCCGGCTTACATACAGGGTCGATGTGGTTATCCTTATGGAAATCGGAGAACCAAGCCCTAGGCTACTCCTCGGTGGGGGCACTGAAGCAATCGAAAAATATCTAATCGATAAAACGAGGGAAATGACCCACTTATCGGAAGCTTCACTAAAACAGAGGATAGCCTTGCGCTATAACAGCAAAGTGCTGAACAGGAACTTTGAGGAAGGGGATTTGGTGTTTCGGCGTAATGACATCAGTCGCCGACCCCAGGAGAAGGTAAGCTAA
- the LOC112784843 gene encoding myb family transcription factor EFM translates to MASPSELSLDCKPHSYSMLLKSFGDHNNSNSNDQEQNQSYKIEEFLSRLEEERLKIDAFKRELPLCMQLLTNAMEASRQQLQAFNQGTTRPVLEEFIPIKHSEISEKEAPSSMNMMMSDNKANWMTSAQLWSQSSQEGTTSAATPPPSKDADNNNNIGFMSMSPNKHRNGGSGGAFLPFSKERRNNNSCTLGGELALASPDKEMLIMDDDNNNNNKRDHSSSNDQGKGTTTSSATPPPSTTTTSQTHRKARRCWSPDLHRRFVNALQMLGGSQVATPKQIRELMKVDGLTNDEVKSHLQKYRLHTRRPSPSPQPGAPAPQLVVLGGIWVPPEYATAAGAPAAIYGAHHPASHAPPPHYCAATPMPQEFYTAAPPQPLLPPPPPPHHLHMYKAAGQNSSPESEVGGCGERSESIEDGKSESSSWKGESEGERKGLNEESNCSDITLKF, encoded by the exons ATGGCATCACCATCGGAACTAAGCCTTGATTGCAAGCCACACAGCTACTCCATGTTGCTGAAATCCTTTGGAGATCATAATAATAGTAACAGTAATGATCAAGAGCAGAATCAGAGCTACAAGATTGAGGAGTTCCTCTCCCGTCTTGAGGAAGAACGTCTCAAGATCGATGCCTTCAAGCGCGAGCTTCCTCTCTGCATGCAGCTACTCACCAACG CTATGGAGGCGTCAAGGCAGCAACTGCAGGCCTTCAACCAAGGAACAACAAGGCCGGTGCTGGAAGAATTCATTCCCATAAAGCACTCGGAAATCTCCGAGAAGGAGGCGCCGTCTTCCATGAACATGATGATGAGTGATAACAAGGCTAATTGGATGACATCTGCTCAACTATGGAGCCAATCAAGCCAAGAAGGAACGACAAGCGCTGCCACTCCTCCTCCTTCAAAAGATGctgataataacaataatattggATTCATGAGCATGAGCCCCAACAAGCACAGGAACGGGGGCAGTGGAGGAGCCTTCCTGCCGTTCTCCAAGGAACGGAGGAACAACAACTCTTGTACATTGGGAGGTGAGCTGGCACTTGCTTCCCCTGACAAGGAAATGCTCATCAtggatgatgataataataataataataagagagacCATTCCTCATCAAATGATCAGGGAAAAGGAACTACTACTAGTAGTGCTACTCCACCTCCATCTACCACCACCACCTCTCAAACACACAGGAAAGCAAGAAGGTGCTGGTCACCCGACCTGCACCGTAGATTTGTTAATGCTCTTCAAATGCTAGGCGGATCTCAAg TGGCGACACCAAAACAGATAAGGGAGTTGATGAAGGTTGACGGTTTGACCAATGATGAAGTGAAAAGCCATCTCCAG AAATATAGGCTCCACACGAGAAGACCAAGCCCAAGCCCACAACCAGGTGCACCAGCACCGCAGCTTGTGGTCCTAGGAGGAATCTGGGTCCCACCAGAGTACGCCACAGCTGCCGGAGCCCCTGCCGCCATCTACGGTGCTCACCACCCCGCCTCCCACGCCCCGCCACCGCACTACTGCGCGGCCACCCCAATGCCTCAGGAGTTCTACACGGCGGCTCCACCTCAGCCTCTGCTTCCGCCTCCGCCTCCTCCGCACCACCTGCACATGTACAAGGCGGCTGGACAGAATAGCTCCCCTGAGTCGGAGGTAGGAGGATGCGGAGAGCGGTCGGAGAGCATCGAGGATGGGAAATCGGAGAGTAGTAGCTGGAAGGGTGAGAGTGAAGGAGAGAGGAAAGGGTTGAATGAGGAGAGTAATTGCAGTGACATCACTCTCAAATTCTAG